A window from Micromonospora terminaliae encodes these proteins:
- a CDS encoding aldo/keto reductase, producing the protein MEYTNLGRTGLSVSRLCLGTMNFGPQTDEPDSFAIMDRALEHGINFFDTANVYGWKLGEGVTEQIIGRWFAQGGGRRDRVVLATKVYGKMGEWPNEQGLSARHIIRACEDSLRRLQTDTIDLYQMHHISRTTPWEEIWQAMETLVAQGKVIYVGSSNFAGWHIAQAQAAAGRRNFLGLVSEQCIYNLMTRHVELEVVPAAQHYGLGIIPWSPLHGGLLSGVIRKMAEGGAARGTTGRSADALAEHRTTIEAYEKLCADLGHDPADVALAWLLSRPGVTAPIVGPRTMDQLDRNLGALDVKLDEATLEKLDELFPPIGNGGPGPEAWAW; encoded by the coding sequence ATGGAGTACACGAACCTGGGACGCACCGGCCTCTCGGTGAGCCGCCTCTGCCTCGGCACCATGAACTTCGGGCCGCAGACCGACGAGCCGGACAGCTTCGCCATCATGGACCGGGCGCTGGAACACGGGATCAACTTCTTCGACACCGCGAACGTCTACGGCTGGAAGCTCGGTGAGGGCGTCACCGAGCAGATCATCGGCCGCTGGTTCGCCCAGGGCGGCGGGCGCCGCGACCGGGTCGTCCTGGCCACCAAGGTCTACGGCAAGATGGGCGAGTGGCCCAACGAGCAGGGCCTGAGCGCCCGGCACATCATCCGGGCCTGCGAGGACTCGCTGCGCCGCCTCCAGACCGACACCATCGACCTCTACCAGATGCACCACATCTCCCGGACCACGCCGTGGGAGGAGATCTGGCAGGCCATGGAGACCCTGGTCGCCCAGGGCAAGGTCATCTACGTCGGCTCGTCCAACTTCGCCGGCTGGCACATCGCCCAGGCGCAGGCGGCGGCCGGCCGCCGCAACTTCCTCGGTCTCGTCTCCGAGCAGTGCATCTACAACCTGATGACCCGGCACGTCGAGCTGGAGGTGGTCCCGGCCGCGCAGCACTACGGCCTGGGCATCATCCCCTGGTCGCCGCTGCACGGCGGACTGCTCTCCGGGGTCATCCGCAAGATGGCCGAGGGCGGCGCGGCCCGCGGCACCACCGGCCGGTCGGCCGACGCGCTGGCCGAGCACCGGACCACCATCGAGGCGTACGAGAAGCTCTGCGCTGACCTGGGCCACGACCCGGCCGACGTGGCGCTGGCGTGGCTGCTCTCCCGCCCGGGCGTGACCGCCCCGATCGTCGGCCCGCGCACCATGGACCAGCTCGACCGCAACCTCGGCGCCCTGGACGTGAAGCTCGACGAGGCGACGCTGGAGAAGCTCGACGAGCTGTTCCCGCCGATCGGCAACGGCGGCCCCGGCCCGGAAGCCTGGGCCTGGTGA
- the sepH gene encoding septation protein SepH, protein MRPVRFVALSEDGQALVLADEVGRLLALPIDERIASALHAEPGAPPLAVVPSATDPTPSLSPRDIQARIRSGESAEDVARIAGVPVDRVLRYAGPVLQERAMLAQHARRTRLKGAEKPTPLAEVVSGRLAQHGIDTEKISWDAYRRDDGTWRIIATWPSGKATAQAVWDLDKLRQNVSPHDDMAQYLCAERPTPILGQEPAPERGGHALPGPSRGEPSRGGHGLPSPGEHARPGRDPIRAGRDALLASLDRPLGGTSGRGLDTRSPAALAGSDAPRQRAVTGGAAALLGGGQGSAFDDDSDAPKEIPAVPSLAVLRPRRTGAPAATGGTGTESTEAGGKPRKRLPSWDDVLFGTGPAARESS, encoded by the coding sequence ATGCGCCCAGTACGCTTCGTCGCCCTCTCCGAGGACGGCCAGGCTCTGGTGCTCGCCGACGAGGTCGGGCGCCTGCTCGCCCTGCCGATCGACGAGCGCATCGCCTCGGCACTGCACGCCGAGCCGGGCGCGCCCCCGCTCGCCGTGGTGCCGAGCGCCACCGACCCGACGCCGTCGCTCTCCCCACGGGACATCCAGGCCCGGATCCGCTCCGGCGAGTCCGCCGAGGACGTCGCCCGCATCGCCGGCGTGCCGGTCGACCGCGTCCTGCGCTACGCCGGTCCGGTGCTCCAGGAGCGGGCCATGCTCGCCCAGCACGCCCGGCGCACCCGGCTCAAGGGCGCCGAGAAGCCGACCCCGCTGGCCGAGGTGGTCAGTGGCCGGCTGGCCCAGCACGGGATCGACACCGAGAAGATCTCCTGGGACGCCTACCGCCGCGACGACGGCACCTGGCGGATCATCGCCACCTGGCCGTCCGGCAAGGCCACGGCGCAGGCGGTCTGGGACCTCGACAAGCTCCGGCAGAACGTCAGCCCACACGACGACATGGCGCAGTACCTGTGCGCCGAGCGGCCCACGCCGATCCTCGGCCAGGAGCCGGCGCCCGAGCGGGGCGGCCACGCGCTGCCCGGCCCGTCGCGCGGCGAGCCGAGCCGAGGCGGGCACGGCCTGCCGTCGCCCGGCGAGCACGCCCGTCCGGGGCGGGACCCGATCCGCGCCGGCCGCGACGCGCTGCTCGCCTCGCTGGACCGGCCGCTCGGCGGCACGTCCGGTCGCGGCCTGGACACCCGCTCCCCGGCGGCGCTGGCCGGGTCCGACGCGCCCCGCCAGCGGGCGGTCACCGGCGGGGCGGCCGCGCTGCTCGGCGGCGGCCAGGGCTCCGCGTTCGACGACGACTCGGACGCGCCGAAGGAGATCCCCGCCGTGCCGTCGCTGGCCGTGCTCCGGCCGCGGCGCACCGGCGCACCGGCGGCGACCGGCGGCACCGGCACCGAGTCCACCGAGGCCGGTGGCAAGCCGCGCAAGCGGCTACCGAGCTGGGACGACGTCCTCTTCGGCACCGGCCCGGCGGCCCGCGAGTCCTCCTGA
- the serC gene encoding phosphoserine transaminase, protein MADAPTIRIPDDIKPADGRFGCGPSKVRPAAVSALADVATSYLGTSHRQKTVRDQVARLRRGLAEFFALPDGYEVVLGNGGTTAFWEVATFGLIRDRAQFASFGEFGAKFAKSVKDAPFLGEPTVRKSEAGSAPTLVAEAGVDVYATPHNETSTGVAVPISRVPGADEGSLLLVDATSGAGGLEVNVGETDVYYFAPQKCFGSDGGLWLALMSPAALARATEIKESGRYIPAFLDLVTAIDNSRLEQTYNTPALATIFLAAEQTDWMNSQGGLAWAAKRTAESAGIVYGWAERSSFATPYVADPALRSNVVATIDFADGVDASAIAKVLRANGIVDTEPYRKLGRNQLRVALFPAVEPADVEALTASIDYVVERL, encoded by the coding sequence GTGGCTGACGCACCGACCATCCGGATTCCCGACGACATCAAGCCCGCCGACGGCCGCTTCGGCTGCGGGCCGTCCAAGGTCCGTCCCGCGGCGGTCTCCGCACTCGCCGACGTCGCCACCAGCTACCTGGGCACCTCGCACCGGCAGAAGACGGTCCGCGACCAGGTGGCCCGGCTGCGCCGCGGCCTCGCCGAGTTCTTCGCCCTCCCCGATGGCTACGAGGTGGTGCTCGGCAACGGCGGCACCACCGCCTTCTGGGAGGTCGCCACCTTCGGCCTGATCCGCGACCGGGCGCAGTTCGCCAGCTTCGGCGAGTTCGGCGCCAAGTTCGCCAAATCGGTCAAGGACGCGCCGTTCCTGGGTGAGCCGACCGTACGCAAGTCCGAGGCGGGCAGCGCACCGACCCTGGTCGCCGAGGCCGGCGTGGACGTCTACGCCACCCCGCACAACGAGACCTCCACCGGCGTGGCCGTGCCGATCAGCCGGGTCCCGGGCGCCGACGAGGGCTCGCTGCTGCTGGTCGACGCCACCTCGGGCGCCGGCGGCCTGGAGGTCAACGTCGGCGAGACCGACGTCTACTACTTCGCCCCGCAGAAGTGCTTCGGCTCCGACGGCGGCCTCTGGCTCGCCCTCATGTCGCCGGCCGCGCTCGCCCGGGCCACCGAGATCAAGGAGTCGGGCCGCTACATCCCCGCCTTCCTCGACCTGGTCACCGCGATCGACAACTCGCGGCTGGAGCAGACCTACAACACGCCCGCGCTGGCCACCATCTTCCTGGCCGCCGAGCAGACCGACTGGATGAACTCGCAGGGCGGCCTGGCCTGGGCGGCCAAGCGCACCGCCGAGAGCGCCGGCATCGTCTACGGCTGGGCGGAGCGCTCCTCGTTCGCCACCCCGTACGTGGCCGACCCGGCGCTGCGCTCCAACGTGGTCGCCACCATCGACTTCGCCGACGGGGTGGACGCTTCGGCGATCGCCAAGGTGCTGCGCGCCAACGGCATCGTCGACACCGAGCCGTACCGGAAGCTCGGCCGCAACCAGCTCCGCGTCGCGCTCTTCCCGGCGGTCGAGCCGGCCGACGTGGAGGCGCTCACCGCGTCGATCGACTACGTGGTCGAGCGACTCTGA
- a CDS encoding citrate synthase 2: MSDFKPGLEGVVAFETQIAEPDREGGALRYRGVDIEDLIGQVSFGNVWALLVDGRFGPGLPPAEPFPVPVHSGDIRVDVQSAVAMLAPYWGLSQLLDISDEQAREDLARVSVTALSFVAQSARGLGLPAVPQKEIDKAETIVERFMKRWRGEPDPRHVKAVDAYFISAAEHGLNASTFTTRIVASTGADAAACISSGIGALSGPLHGGAPSRVLSMLEAVERSGDAEGYVKGVLDRGERLMGFGHRVYRAEDPRARVLRRTAKELGAPRFEIAEALEKAALAELQARRPDRVLATNVEFWSAVVLDFAEVPAHMFTSMFTCARMGGWSAHILEQKKLQRLVRPSARYVGPGSRKPQEVEGWDAIPHGV, from the coding sequence ATGTCCGACTTCAAACCGGGCCTGGAGGGCGTCGTAGCCTTCGAGACCCAGATCGCCGAACCGGACCGCGAGGGTGGCGCGCTGCGCTACCGCGGCGTGGACATCGAGGATCTGATCGGTCAGGTCTCCTTCGGCAACGTCTGGGCGCTGCTGGTCGACGGGCGCTTCGGCCCGGGCCTGCCGCCGGCCGAGCCCTTCCCGGTGCCGGTGCACTCCGGCGACATCCGCGTCGACGTGCAGTCCGCGGTCGCCATGCTCGCCCCGTACTGGGGGCTCAGCCAGCTCCTCGACATCTCCGACGAGCAGGCCCGCGAGGACCTGGCCCGGGTGTCGGTCACCGCGCTGTCCTTCGTCGCCCAGTCCGCCCGCGGCCTCGGCCTGCCGGCCGTGCCGCAGAAGGAGATCGACAAGGCGGAGACGATCGTCGAGCGGTTCATGAAGCGCTGGCGGGGCGAGCCCGACCCGCGGCACGTCAAGGCCGTCGACGCCTACTTCATCTCGGCCGCCGAGCACGGCCTGAACGCCTCCACCTTCACCACCCGGATCGTCGCCTCCACCGGCGCCGACGCCGCGGCCTGCATCTCCTCCGGCATCGGCGCCCTCTCCGGCCCGCTGCACGGCGGCGCGCCGTCCCGGGTGCTCAGCATGCTGGAGGCCGTCGAGCGCAGCGGCGACGCCGAGGGCTACGTCAAGGGCGTCCTCGACCGGGGCGAGCGGCTCATGGGCTTCGGCCACCGGGTCTACCGGGCCGAGGACCCGCGCGCCCGCGTGCTCCGCCGCACCGCCAAGGAGCTGGGCGCGCCGCGCTTCGAGATCGCCGAGGCGCTGGAGAAGGCCGCCCTGGCCGAGCTCCAGGCCCGCCGCCCGGACCGGGTGCTCGCCACCAACGTCGAGTTCTGGTCGGCCGTGGTGCTCGACTTCGCCGAGGTGCCCGCGCACATGTTCACCTCGATGTTCACCTGTGCCCGGATGGGCGGTTGGTCCGCCCACATCCTCGAGCAGAAGAAGCTCCAGCGGCTGGTCCGCCCGTCGGCCCGCTACGTCGGCCCGGGCAGCCGGAAGCCGCAGGAGGTCGAGGGCTGGGACGCCATCCCGCACGGCGTCTGA
- the pdxH gene encoding pyridoxamine 5'-phosphate oxidase, whose translation MRNEYAADLGLSESDLAPDWHTQFARWFADAVAHPLPEPNAMVVGTADADGRPSGRTVLLKGYDPDGFVFYTNYDSRKGGEATANPWASLVFPWFPMQRQVTVTGRVSRVDRAETEAYFAVRPRGSQLGAWASTQSAVMPDRAALDAAYRAAAERFADVAEIPAPPNWGGFRVRPETVEFWQGRASRLHDRLRFRRTGDGAWAIERLAP comes from the coding sequence ATGCGTAACGAGTACGCCGCCGACCTGGGCCTTTCCGAATCGGATCTCGCGCCGGACTGGCACACCCAGTTCGCCCGCTGGTTCGCCGACGCGGTGGCGCATCCGCTGCCCGAACCGAACGCCATGGTGGTCGGCACGGCCGACGCCGACGGGCGGCCGAGCGGCCGCACCGTGCTCCTCAAGGGGTACGACCCGGACGGGTTCGTCTTCTACACCAACTACGACTCCCGCAAGGGCGGCGAGGCGACCGCCAACCCGTGGGCCAGCCTGGTCTTCCCCTGGTTCCCGATGCAGCGGCAGGTGACGGTCACCGGCCGGGTGAGCCGGGTCGACCGGGCCGAGACGGAGGCGTACTTCGCGGTCCGTCCGCGCGGCTCGCAGCTCGGGGCCTGGGCGAGCACCCAGTCGGCGGTGATGCCGGACCGGGCGGCGCTGGACGCGGCGTACCGGGCGGCGGCCGAGCGCTTCGCCGACGTGGCGGAGATTCCCGCCCCGCCCAACTGGGGCGGCTTCCGGGTGCGGCCGGAGACGGTGGAGTTCTGGCAGGGCCGGGCCAGCCGGCTGCACGACCGGCTGCGGTTCCGGCGTACCGGGGACGGCGCCTGGGCGATCGAGCGGCTGGCCCCGTGA
- a CDS encoding MFS transporter has translation MTGVKEARPRGARRWAIDLRPLGVPAYRRVWLGNAVAMFGFQFTAVAVPVEMFDLTGGSFWVGLLGIAGFVPLLVFGLWGGAVADARDRRRVLLGGGALLWASTLALLLQSLLRVGSPVLLLVLVAVQSIAFAITSPTRSAILPRLVPADLVPAASTLNFTTFTATSVFGPLAAGLIFATWRTDVGLPIAYGVDGLLFTVSLWATLRLPAMPPEPDPDSAGTPRKAGLASIVDGLRYLATTPVLLLSFAIDLIAMILAMPRALFPELAHERFGGGAAVGWLYSAIAIGAMLGGLTSGWIGRVRRQGVVLVVAVVGWGVAIAAAGMARQLWLVVALLGLAGAADLVSATLRQSMLLIYAPDRMRGRLQGVNTVVVAGGPRLGDLRAGAMAAASGTTVAMVGGGLASAVLAVLLVTVFPALLRYRAAGAGERT, from the coding sequence GTGACGGGGGTGAAGGAGGCCCGGCCGCGCGGAGCGCGCCGCTGGGCCATCGACCTGCGTCCGCTGGGTGTTCCCGCGTACCGCCGGGTGTGGCTCGGCAACGCCGTGGCGATGTTCGGCTTCCAGTTCACGGCCGTGGCCGTGCCGGTGGAGATGTTCGACCTGACCGGCGGCTCGTTCTGGGTCGGCCTGCTCGGGATCGCCGGCTTCGTGCCGCTGCTGGTCTTCGGACTGTGGGGCGGCGCGGTCGCCGACGCCCGGGACCGCCGCCGGGTGCTGCTGGGCGGCGGCGCCCTGCTGTGGGCGTCGACGCTGGCGCTGCTGCTCCAGTCGCTGCTGCGGGTGGGCAGCCCGGTGCTGCTGCTCGTCCTGGTCGCGGTGCAGTCGATCGCGTTCGCGATCACCTCGCCGACCCGCAGCGCCATCCTGCCCCGCCTTGTGCCGGCCGACCTCGTCCCGGCGGCCAGCACGCTGAACTTCACCACGTTCACGGCGACCTCGGTCTTCGGGCCACTGGCCGCCGGTCTCATCTTCGCCACCTGGCGCACCGACGTCGGGCTGCCGATCGCGTACGGCGTCGACGGGCTGCTGTTCACCGTGTCGCTCTGGGCCACCCTGCGGCTGCCCGCCATGCCGCCCGAGCCCGATCCGGACAGCGCCGGCACGCCGCGCAAGGCGGGGCTGGCCAGCATCGTCGACGGGCTCCGTTATCTGGCCACCACCCCGGTGCTGCTGCTCTCGTTCGCCATCGACCTGATCGCCATGATCCTGGCCATGCCCCGGGCGCTCTTCCCCGAGCTGGCGCACGAGCGGTTCGGCGGCGGGGCGGCGGTGGGCTGGCTCTACAGCGCCATCGCCATCGGCGCGATGCTGGGCGGCCTCACCTCCGGCTGGATCGGCCGGGTACGCCGGCAGGGCGTCGTGCTGGTGGTGGCCGTGGTCGGCTGGGGCGTGGCGATCGCCGCCGCCGGGATGGCCCGCCAGCTCTGGCTCGTGGTGGCCCTGCTCGGCCTGGCCGGCGCCGCCGACCTGGTCAGCGCGACCCTGCGGCAGTCGATGCTGCTGATCTACGCGCCGGACCGGATGCGCGGCCGGCTCCAGGGCGTCAACACGGTGGTGGTCGCCGGTGGCCCGCGCCTGGGCGACCTGCGTGCCGGCGCGATGGCCGCCGCCTCCGGCACGACCGTCGCCATGGTGGGCGGCGGTCTCGCCTCGGCCGTGCTCGCGGTGCTGCTCGTGACGGTCTTCCCGGCCCTGCTCCGCTACCGGGCCGCCGGGGCGGGCGAGCGGACCTGA
- a CDS encoding aldose 1-epimerase family protein — protein METDVRPSPSGTQWTIAADGHEAVVVEVGGGLRAYRHDGTDYLDGYEADEIAPGSAGHVLAPWPNRIRDGAYTFGERSFQLDLTEPARHNAIHGLVNWVRWQLVERSPKSVTIGYELPPSPGYPWALRLTSRWSVGADGLRAEHEVTNLSGEPAPFGFSVHPYLQLPKVGVDELTMRVPGRTRVLLDNRLLPVAATGVAGTEYDYTEPRAIGNAVLDLAFGDIVRDADGGSSVTLAAPDGSAAVHIWADGEFGWWQVFTGDTLTGERHRRSVAVEPMTCPADAFRSGRDLITLAPGQTWRGAWGIRPGA, from the coding sequence ATGGAGACCGACGTGCGCCCGTCCCCGTCCGGAACACAGTGGACCATCGCGGCCGACGGCCACGAGGCCGTCGTGGTGGAGGTCGGCGGTGGCCTGCGGGCCTACCGGCACGACGGGACCGACTACCTCGACGGGTACGAGGCGGACGAGATCGCCCCCGGTTCGGCCGGACACGTGCTGGCCCCCTGGCCGAACCGGATCCGGGACGGGGCGTACACCTTCGGGGAGCGGTCGTTCCAGCTCGACCTGACCGAGCCGGCCCGGCACAACGCCATCCACGGCCTGGTCAACTGGGTGCGGTGGCAGCTCGTCGAGCGGTCGCCGAAGAGCGTCACGATCGGCTACGAGCTGCCGCCCAGCCCCGGCTACCCGTGGGCGCTGCGCCTCACGAGCCGGTGGAGTGTCGGTGCCGACGGGCTGCGCGCCGAGCACGAGGTGACCAACCTGTCCGGCGAGCCGGCCCCGTTCGGCTTCTCCGTGCACCCCTACCTGCAGCTGCCGAAGGTCGGCGTGGACGAGCTGACCATGCGGGTGCCCGGCCGGACCCGGGTGCTGCTGGACAACCGGCTGCTGCCGGTGGCCGCGACCGGGGTGGCCGGCACCGAGTACGACTACACCGAGCCCCGCGCGATCGGCAACGCGGTGCTCGACCTCGCGTTCGGCGACATCGTGCGGGACGCCGACGGCGGCTCGTCGGTGACCCTGGCCGCCCCGGACGGCTCGGCCGCCGTGCACATCTGGGCCGACGGCGAGTTCGGCTGGTGGCAGGTCTTCACCGGGGACACCCTCACCGGGGAGCGGCACCGGCGGTCGGTGGCGGTCGAGCCGATGACCTGCCCGGCCGACGCCTTCCGCTCCGGCCGGGACCTCATCACGCTGGCCCCCGGGCAGACGTGGCGGGGCGCCTGGGGCATCCGGCCCGGGGCCTGA
- a CDS encoding nitroreductase family protein, whose product MEFAEVVRRRRMVRNYDPDRPVPPEVVDRLLDHAVRAPSAGFAQGWGFLVLEEPADRERFWAAATPGGGGRERWLAGMRNAPLIVVPHANRSAYLDRYAEADKGWADRSEDRWPVPYWYVDTGFAALLMLLTAVDEGLGACFFGIPPQRIGAYREAFGVPAEYHPIGAVTVGYRAPDHRSPSLRRGRRPVDEVVRRGRWS is encoded by the coding sequence GTGGAGTTCGCCGAGGTCGTCCGGCGCCGCCGGATGGTCCGCAACTACGACCCGGACCGGCCGGTCCCGCCCGAGGTGGTGGACCGGCTGCTCGACCACGCCGTGCGGGCCCCGTCGGCCGGGTTCGCCCAGGGCTGGGGCTTCCTGGTGCTGGAGGAGCCGGCGGACCGGGAGCGGTTCTGGGCGGCGGCCACCCCGGGCGGCGGCGGCCGGGAACGCTGGCTGGCCGGGATGCGCAACGCCCCGCTCATCGTGGTGCCGCACGCGAACCGCTCCGCGTACCTGGACCGTTACGCCGAGGCGGACAAGGGCTGGGCGGACCGCTCGGAGGACCGCTGGCCGGTGCCCTACTGGTACGTCGACACCGGCTTCGCCGCCCTGCTCATGCTGCTCACCGCCGTGGACGAGGGGCTGGGCGCGTGCTTCTTCGGCATCCCGCCGCAGCGGATCGGGGCGTACCGGGAGGCGTTCGGCGTGCCGGCGGAGTACCACCCGATCGGCGCGGTCACGGTAGGTTACCGGGCACCCGACCACCGGTCGCCGTCGCTGCGGCGCGGCCGCCGGCCGGTGGACGAGGTGGTCCGGCGGGGCCGCTGGAGCTGA
- a CDS encoding type II toxin-antitoxin system VapB family antitoxin: MIFRAVRDGRPYPEHNLTLKQWAEIPPRPLRLDQLITTKRELALDKLLAEDSTFYGDLFPHVVQWNGGLYLEDGLHRALRAALQQRNQIHARVLVLSGQGE; the protein is encoded by the coding sequence GTGATCTTCAGGGCGGTCCGGGACGGGCGTCCCTACCCGGAGCACAACCTCACGCTCAAGCAGTGGGCCGAGATCCCGCCGCGCCCGCTGCGGCTGGACCAGCTCATCACCACCAAGCGGGAGCTGGCGCTCGACAAGCTCCTCGCCGAGGACTCCACCTTCTACGGCGACCTCTTCCCGCACGTGGTGCAGTGGAACGGCGGCCTCTACCTGGAGGACGGCCTGCACCGGGCGCTGCGCGCGGCGCTCCAGCAGCGCAACCAGATCCACGCCCGGGTGCTGGTGCTCAGCGGTCAGGGCGAGTGA
- a CDS encoding acyl-CoA dehydrogenase family protein, with the protein MTPLDLLDIDASLSEEERQIRAVVRQLVDDRVRPHVAGWYEDGHVPARELAREFGKLGLLGMHLTGYGCAGASAVAYGLACLELEAGDSGVRSLVSVQGSLAMYAIWRYGSEEQKQRWLPAMAAGEAIGCFGLTEPDHGSDPASMATRARRDGDDWILTGSKLWITNAPIADVGVIWARTDEGVRGFAVPMDTPGVTAREIRHKMSLRASLTGEIALDDVRLPADARLPEATGLKAPLSCLTEARHGIVWGALGAARDCLETALSYATTRTQFGRPLAGFQLTQAKLADMAVEWNKGLLLALHLGRLADAGKLRPDQVSVGKLNNVREAIAIARECRTILGANGVSGEYPVMRHANNLESVLTYEGTSEIHQLVIGQRLTGLSAFA; encoded by the coding sequence ATGACCCCTCTCGACCTGCTGGACATCGACGCGTCGCTGAGCGAGGAGGAGCGTCAGATCCGTGCCGTCGTGCGCCAGCTCGTCGACGACCGGGTCCGCCCGCACGTCGCCGGCTGGTACGAGGACGGCCACGTCCCGGCCCGCGAGCTCGCCCGCGAGTTCGGCAAGCTCGGCCTGCTCGGCATGCACCTCACCGGCTACGGCTGCGCCGGCGCGTCGGCCGTCGCGTACGGGCTGGCCTGCCTGGAGCTGGAGGCCGGCGACTCCGGCGTCCGCTCGCTGGTCTCGGTGCAGGGTTCGCTGGCCATGTACGCCATCTGGCGCTACGGCAGCGAGGAGCAGAAGCAGCGCTGGCTGCCCGCCATGGCGGCCGGTGAGGCGATCGGCTGCTTCGGGCTGACCGAGCCGGACCACGGCTCCGACCCGGCCTCGATGGCCACTCGCGCCCGCCGCGACGGCGACGACTGGATCCTGACCGGCAGCAAGCTGTGGATCACCAACGCGCCGATCGCCGACGTCGGGGTGATCTGGGCGCGCACCGACGAGGGCGTCCGCGGCTTCGCCGTACCCATGGACACGCCCGGTGTGACGGCGCGGGAGATCCGGCACAAGATGTCGCTGCGCGCGTCGCTGACCGGCGAGATCGCCCTCGACGACGTGCGGCTGCCGGCGGACGCCCGGCTGCCCGAGGCGACCGGGCTCAAGGCGCCGCTGAGCTGCCTCACCGAGGCCCGGCACGGCATCGTCTGGGGGGCGCTCGGCGCGGCCCGGGACTGCCTGGAGACCGCACTGTCCTACGCGACGACCCGGACCCAGTTCGGCCGGCCGCTCGCCGGCTTCCAGCTCACCCAGGCCAAGCTCGCCGACATGGCGGTCGAGTGGAACAAGGGGCTGCTGCTCGCGCTGCACCTGGGCCGGCTGGCCGACGCCGGAAAGCTGCGCCCCGACCAGGTCAGCGTGGGCAAGCTGAACAACGTGCGGGAGGCCATCGCCATCGCCCGGGAGTGCCGGACCATCCTGGGCGCGAACGGCGTCTCCGGTGAATATCCGGTGATGCGGCACGCCAACAACCTGGAGAGCGTGCTGACCTACGAGGGCACCTCGGAGATCCACCAGCTGGTCATCGGGCAGCGGCTCACCGGGCTCTCCGCGTTCGCCTGA
- a CDS encoding DUF4230 domain-containing protein, whose translation MARDGDINEPTREFPEYPTGESLRARSDVPSDPRPGGPASPGAPARSLLWVLGAAALAVVVLLGVQATGLLPDFRNPFAKEQTDRSQPPLLKSIRDLSRYVAAEGNFQVVVDVQKDRRNVPEFLLNERTLFVGAGRIEAYVDFAKIADGAVVVSDDGKSVEIKLPAPQLGETDLDMDKSYVFAEQRGLINRLNDLVGGDPNRQQQVYQLAEDRITAAARDSGLTARAEENTRKMLEGLLRSLGYEKVTVTYTAA comes from the coding sequence ATGGCCCGCGACGGTGACATCAACGAGCCCACCAGGGAGTTCCCGGAATACCCGACCGGCGAGTCCCTCCGGGCCCGGTCGGACGTCCCGTCCGACCCCCGGCCCGGTGGCCCGGCGTCGCCGGGTGCCCCGGCGCGCAGCCTGCTCTGGGTGCTCGGCGCGGCCGCGCTGGCCGTGGTAGTGCTGCTCGGCGTGCAGGCGACCGGCCTGCTGCCGGACTTCCGCAACCCGTTCGCCAAGGAGCAGACCGACCGCAGCCAGCCGCCGCTGCTCAAGTCGATCCGCGACCTGAGCCGCTACGTGGCCGCCGAGGGCAACTTCCAGGTGGTGGTCGACGTGCAGAAGGACCGGCGCAACGTGCCCGAGTTCCTGCTCAACGAGCGCACGCTGTTCGTGGGGGCGGGCCGCATCGAGGCCTACGTCGACTTCGCCAAGATCGCCGACGGGGCGGTGGTGGTCTCCGACGACGGCAAGTCCGTCGAGATCAAGCTGCCCGCGCCGCAGCTCGGCGAGACCGACCTGGACATGGACAAGAGCTACGTCTTCGCCGAGCAGCGCGGCCTCATCAACCGGCTGAACGACCTGGTCGGCGGCGACCCCAACCGGCAGCAGCAGGTCTACCAGCTCGCCGAGGACCGGATCACGGCGGCCGCCCGCGACAGCGGGCTCACCGCCCGGGCCGAGGAGAACACCCGCAAGATGCTGGAGGGGCTGCTCCGCTCCCTCGGCTACGAGAAGGTGACCGTCACCTACACGGCGGCCTGA
- a CDS encoding PspC domain-containing protein: MSRKLVRPRQGRMFAGVCAGLAQRFGMSAGLVRLLFLLSLLLPGTQVIVYLILWILMPNEDRYLAGSRH, encoded by the coding sequence ATGAGTCGCAAACTGGTCCGGCCCCGCCAGGGGCGCATGTTCGCCGGCGTCTGCGCCGGCCTGGCCCAGCGGTTCGGCATGTCGGCCGGCCTGGTCCGGCTGCTGTTCCTGCTGTCGCTGCTGCTGCCCGGCACCCAGGTGATCGTCTACCTGATCCTCTGGATCCTCATGCCGAACGAGGACCGCTACCTCGCCGGCAGCCGCCACTGA